The DNA sequence CGTATTCACCTTCGGCGGCCATCTTGATTTTAATTCAATCGGTGGTTTGTTGATGCCCGTTCTCGATGATTAATGGTTCCGTTAACGTCGTAGTACACTGTATATCTGCGCACGCCACGGCAGCGCGGACCGGTCGCGTCCCGCATCAGCCGCGCTTGTTCGGGGTGGATGTcggaggtgggggtggatggGAGTGAAAGTAATCAGACGGAGCAGTTTCAACTTGCCAGGAATAAATGCAACGAAGGCTAAATTGATGAATACGACCCACACGTGGGACAGAGCAAATGCTTTATTGTAGTTTTCATCTTAACTGCACAGCGTCCCCATTGAGTTTATCAGAAAAGGTAATGCTATAAAATAAGTGATTCAAATTCAAGTCTCAGGATTCAGTACCATAGCACCATAATTCTCTATTCTTAGGCTACTCTCATGCCAAAATCACTCCATCAAAGACCCAGCAGGGTGAAGCCATCCCTCAGATCTTCAGTCTCACAGGGCTGTAGAAGTGAGCAGAAAAGGTATAGTTCTGATTACACATTTTGTCATGTGCACAATCATAATGCAGAGGTATAATTTTTGAATGTAAAATGGAATGGAGTTGTTATCAGGACCTGAAGAATACGGTTCAGTGTGCGGGACAGTCTGACAGAGTTCTGGTGGAGGTCATTCCAGGCCTTAAAGCACCGGCCTTTGCGTGCCACAAATGTCTGCCAACAGTAGAAAAAATCTGTGGACACATGACATGGCAGATACACACTTTCAAAATACAGACATACTGTGGCATTCTCCCCCATTTCACTTCACATTAATCCATCAGTGTACTTTAATACACGTATTGGTGTCACTTTAACCGTTGTCTCGTCACCTTTATAAGTCATCACGGATATCTGCACTCCTGCCCGTTGTAAGTGCCgtagtccctctctctccctgctgtcCTCCTGGTCGCAGAAATACAGGCGCGAGACAAAGATGCGGAGGCGCAGGTTGGGCATCTGGGACAAGAAGTGGGCGAGGCGCTGGGCACAGTCCGAGCAGGGCGACCACGAGCAGAACCAGGTGACGGCATAGCCCACCCTCGGGCCATCCGCACCCGAGCCCCACAGCCCTGGGCACAGCGCCCCCAAATGGCGCAGGAAGAGAAGCTGAGTAGGAACCGGGTCAGAGAGAGCGAAACAGAGGTTATTTCTTAGCAAAGAGTGCACAGATTCTATCCCAATAGCGTCTCTTCCTGTTCCTGAGTCCACCTGGCCCTCACCTCCACGTGGCAGCCAGAGCGGTTACGGAGGTGACCGAAATCGAAGGAGTGCGAGTCAGGGCCGTGGCGTCTCTTGATCACGAAGCAGAGGTACGTCTCGTTCCTCCCCCGGGCCCAGCGGACATTCTTGTAGTGATAGATGAACTTCTTCTGGGTCAGAAGAACACTGCCACGCACCATTAGACATAACTACCGAGACATAACTATCAATGCTATTAATGACACAGGCTATTATTGATGCATTTGGTGTAGAAAGAAAATGCAGAATAAACAAAGGACCCTTTTTGGACAGGTGTAAGTTAGACCTCAATTACTGCATCAGGAAAAAACATCATAACAATGAAACTTTCTTCAGTGCTGTTCTGATTTGAAAAATGATGAGCATGGATTTGATTTCATTACCGCTCAAGATTCTGAACTTTAAATGTCTGGTGCAGTCATGCATGTGGGAAGTGGCATAGCACAAAGTCAGTGTGAGGAGATGCATTACTGAGACTCTGTACTCGCAGGGTCCTGCGTGTTACCACACTCAGATTTAAGAAGAAAAGAACACATCTCAAATTTACCTACAGGTcttagtttgttttttttttttttttttacgtggAGCTGTACAGATATAGAGAGATGCAGAGTGCAGAGATAATTACAGCACACTCATACatgactgtacacacacacacacagacctaatACTCTCAGTTTCCTTTTCTGTCAGTGAAAGTAGAGAAAGTTTTAAGATTGCATGGCATTAGCTGTATCATGCCGGACAGAGATTTTTCATTCCTTTAAATGTTCGGTTTTAATACTGATTTGAACCTGAATCATTCCTAGATGTCCAATCGACTGCAGGTCCTGTGGGATCGGTACAGTCCCCGCAGTCGGGATTGGTTTTCTCAGTATTATGGGGTTTGTTTTCACTCACCTGTCCAACTTGCTCATCATTCCGAAAGATGAAACTCACTCATTCATTGAGTCATGCaaaagtgagtgagagtgttgAAAGCagaagggaggaagagggaggtatAGAAAGCGGGTGACATCGTGGTACTGCTCAGCATATAGGGGTCCCTGATTGGATGGAAGTCGTTTTCAAACCTGGCTGGGAGGGCTGAGGTTCATTTAAACTGTTAGAAGGTCATAATAATAGAAAGTTCTATTTAAAGGGACACAAAAGTGAGTTGTAGCCTTAAACAAAGCAACAGACATTGTGTAACTCCTATATTGGACAATAGGGTTTAATTGACAGTTTGATAGTCAAATAATGTTAAATGGATGGATGATTGTAGCGATGGATGTTTAGAAAATGGCCCTCATAAAACTGCAATCCTAAGAATCTTATAACAGTACCACATATTTACACAATAGCAGGTTTATTGACCATATATTAGTCCGTTAAGTGTCTGACGTAATTCGGAACCTTTTTTGACTTGCATGTGCGTCACAGAACATAGCCAGTGGTGTAACCATGGCAAGCTGGAAATTTCCAGAAGGATTGCACCAGGCCGAGGAATCCTCCACTTCACTTTCCCACGCCATTTTAAAATCTGCCCACTCGCAGGCTTTGTCTTTTCCACCTGGATTCTTCTCCTTTTATGTCGTTTTCCCCATGGGGTCCATAATAACCGAATTAACTACAAAGGGCCCCTAAATCTCTGGAAGTTCCACCAGCTTTCTAGGATGGTTTTCCAGGGAAATAGTTTACTGTAGTCTGTTCAGAGACATGCACATTagcagacagggacagagagagggcccTTTACCACAGAGGGGAGCCAAAAAAACCCAGCCTGACCACAGCATGTCACTGTGTGTATGCActagtgttcacacacacacacacacacagtgtaaaccTCAgtacatatatccacacacaaacacacgattATTCTCTACTCCACCATTATCTACTGCATATTTGTGACTTCCTACAGTTGTTATTGAAACTCTACTAGTTGCAGGACAGTtgacgtatgtgtgtgtctgactgtaACCCACCTTTAATACACTCTGTGGCCAGGGAAATCACCGTTTCCCAGAGAGCTCCctcttatttgtgtttgtgtatatatatgtgtgtgtgagagagagagcatatgtCTGATTTTTCACATCTGGAAGAGATCTGTCTGCTCCCATGATTTACCTTCCGACCACAAGTCTCTCTGAGATCCAGCTGCAGTGCTGGGTCTGAGTGTCtgagtgcgtgtgtttgtgcaccaACAGACGCATACAGGGCAGGAGAAAAAGCTGAGCTACTGTGAAGGGAACGTTTTTACGGCAATCATTCTCAGAAAAGCTCATATATAATGCATAGGAGCACCTGGAAAGaaaaagcatgcacacacacacacacacgcatgcacacacacacactctcacttatATTGGAGGACGGCCACTGCATTGACTGGATCAAAACATGAACGAACAGGGCAGGAAATACAGAGTCATACTTTCCAAAACCCACCCACtcgcccccacacccccccacacacacatgggtgcgcacacacacaaacacgccaaGCCCCACCATGCAGACAAGCTCAACCACATCTCCAAACACACTCGCTTTTCCAGAGTCGTGAACTCGCATCTGTTTCCTGACAGCAAGAATAGTTACAGTACGGTTAGTGGAGGACATGAGCAGGTGTTCGCTAGCACACAGCACAGCCCTGCGAGGTCCTTCCACAACAAGCAAACCACAGTGACATGCAAAAAAGCTTCACACAAGACAACTGAAGCACGAGTACCCATGACTAGCAGTCTTTTCTGACCTACTCCAAAAAGCATCAGGCCTTGAAATGATTCAAACTCTCTGGTTCTCGCACAACCTGCCATCTCTGCTGCGTCCCAAACACCTGCTCAGCACAGTGAGCTCCACTGCGTTGGCCAGGGAGGCCCTCAGAGATGAGCGGTTCCATGTGTTTTGCAGGTCATTCTGGATAAGAGTATGGACAAGTATAAACAAGTGGTTGGGAATTTAAATTGGCTCTTTCTGTCTGACTGCAGCTGCTGTCCTGACAAATATCAGTGGCTGAATCATTGCAGAATTTTACACTCTTTAGCGGCTGAGCGCTAGAGCTTCAAAATAGTAATGAGGTTTCTTGCTGCATCAGGTGAGctttctcaccacacacacattcacacacacacacacacacacacacacacatgtgcacacaccacgcacacaaacaactgTACAAACATCCGACGGTAAATGAGGGACTAGGTGATACACACCAGAAGCGTGTGGTTAAGGTAGAGATAGCGTCTACAGAGCTAACCACACACCCACTTGAAGTCATTGCTTCTTTAGCTTCTAGCACAAAGGCTCAGTGTATATAGACTACTATGCAATGATGCCCTTTCTTCTTTTGTTCAAGAGTGTCTGTTCTATTGTGCTGACATACAGTGTGACTAAGCACCTGCAGCAGGCCTGAAGCATGTTCAAATGTGTGAGTGGAAGCAGATACACATTTGCTACGCATCTGAGCACCAGCATGTCGGAGTAATTTTCATGTTCAAGATGCTTCACAGGTCTGTTTGCTCCTTCAGACCGAAACCATCTTGATGACTTGAAGCGCAACACAATTAAAAACCAACATGTGCATAAATGCACTCTGACAAGATTTATTAGTGTATTTTCCAAACAAAGGAACGACAGAGTCCAGTAGCTTCACAATGACATCAGTCACAACAAACCGAAGAGACGGGAGGAAAATGTGCAAACATAAAAACACcacacaataaataaataaaaatgaataattaaATACACGGGCATTGGATGACGAGGCTGCTTCGGTGTCGTGCTCTCCTTTTGTGTTTTCTACATAAATGATTGGTGGTCATGGCCCTTTCATTtaattagtaatgtatttaCCACACAGACTTCAGAATGAAACTGCATACATGGTTTCTTCTACTGAGATGAATATGCAATTTCAAGATTTCTTTATGAAGTTTCAAAATGCCTTCAGCACAAAGCAAGACCTCAAAGTTCTGCCCTTGATGGTATACGGTAAACATCCCACACGTTGCCCCCACGCTCACAGGTCTTTAACAAACACCTTCGTCAGCGGGAACCCCATCCAGCCTTTCTCTGGTGCTTCAtaatcctcctcttcctcctcagccTGAAGCCCTGCGGTCTCCCCCTGCAGTCGGTAGCCCAGCCTCCTGAAGAACGCTTCCCCAACTTTGGAGGGAAAGGGGACGTGGGCGTACACCCGGTGTGTCCCCCCCTTCCTGGCCCTGGCCTCCAGGCTCTCCACCAGTAGCCTACCAAGACCTTCTTGCCGGTACCAACTCTGCACCACCAGTCTGCAGATGCGGAACACACCGTCACGGCTCCACCCGTCCCGGGCCACGCAGCCGAGCACCTCGCCCTCGCTGTCCGCCACCCACACCTCACCCGCCACGCGCGCCCTCTCGCGCAGCTCGCGTTCGTCCGCCCGCTCCCTGGTCTGCCCTTTCTCCGCCCCTTTGGTCTTCTCCTGGGCCTTCTTGCGCCGCTTGGTCTTCTCCGGGCTGACCACGAGCTTGGCCCGAGCAGAATGCGGGTTGGACAGTTCAGGCTCGGCCTCGGCGCCGAAGCTGCTTCCTAGATAGTCCCAGTAGGTCCTGCTGGAGCCCAGGATACCTGTAGAGCGTGGAATGGTGAGCTTGAGGTAGATGATGACGAGGAAGACGGGGATGAGCAGAGCCACAATGAAGGAGTGCACCACAAAGCGCAGCGCGGAAGACAACACGGCCAGGATGAGCAGAGCCAGCGGACGGGTGAGGAGATGCAGGATGAGACGGTTCTCTGTGCCTTCACATCCCTCCTGCACAGACAGGGCATGTAGGAAGTGATTAAAGAATGCAGGGGTTAGAATTTTGACAGCGTGAGAGAAATGCATGGAGATTAACGAAGACAAGAATCTTCTTTATCATGTATAATATCAACTTTTAAACGAAGCCAAATGAATCTTCGACGTGAAGGCTCGAAGAGGAAAATGCGCACCTTGATGAGGGCTTTTACGGCCTCGATGTCCCCCTCGTTCATCCGCCGaagaactacatttcccagatcCAACCTCACCATCTTTACCTTCGATTTACGGTAGCGATCCTAAGCAGACCGTAAACAATGCTGAAAATGGGAATTAAGATTACACCTGAAACGTACAATAAACTGACAAGGAATTTGGCCACTTGcacatgttaatgcataaaaTGTATAGATGTGTTAACGCTAGGAGTACTACGATTTCAACAGTCGACTCTAAATTCGGTAGACTATCGTGTTGTTAGCAATACTAATAAAATTCAATAAGATTGTCAGTATAAATTACCACCTTCAAAATCTCTGGACATCTAGTATGATTATCAGTCGACACATCAGTCTGTCATTTCAAACTGAGGGACTGTAGttctgtaactgaatgttctgGATGAGCATGCGCAATGCAGTGAATGCCGTCTTAAGCTTTTTGACATGAAATGCTGATCTATTGCGCCTCGTATATCATTCTCTTTACTACTCCAGCATCTACAAAGCTTAAGTGCTGTAGTGCCGCGTCTTTTTATAAAAAGCTTTTAAGGATGCCAGGTTTCGGAACGTGGTTTAGTCTAGTCTACAATTAGCTCGCAGCCGCTTCCGAAAGAGACGTTTTCAGCCTTATATGGTAAACGCCGGCTGTTTAAACCCAGATGCTATAATGTATCGGGCCAATGTTTGACCTACTTACCTTCGAACAAAGATTAAAAGGTCAATGGATTTCCAAACGTGGGGAGCGCTCGCAAACTCTCATCTCAACCTAATTTTATGGCGTGTTTGAGCGTGAGGATTTGCGCTGTGACCGGTTATCTGCAAGCGCATTTTAGCCTAACTTCTTTCATGAATACCAAGCAACGCAAACGGTGCGTAGCGAAACGTTAGCTGAAGATTTCGTGACCTGACCGTCAAATACAGCCCTATCCTAGGCCTAAGTCATCCACCGCCCATACTTACCCAAGCAGATTAAAAATTAAAAGATTAAACAAACATTAGAAAATGAAAGAAGCGTAATTAAGTCAATTATTTTCCCAAGCGTCAAGCTTTGTTTTAATACCAGGACACAAAAAGGTTTGAGAATTACAATACAACTAAAAATACATTACCAACGGTTTTTTATTTAACATTATCATATCGTAATATCAACAGTTATAGTGAAACCAAACAATATAGACATATTCACAATTCATGTTTATCTTACACAACCACTGTCAACATGACAGTATATTAGTTTAAAGTTGTCCAAAGTTGTGAAATGGCTGTTCATTTTCAGTTCACCGCGCTGTTTAGAAGAGCAGTAGGTATTTCAGTcagttaattattttaattagGGTTATATCTGCCGTTTGTGGTCTGTAAAACAGCTCCCCCTAGGGGCCAGGTGAGCAACTGCAATCTCATATGGGATAATGCAGTCCTTCTCTTGATTGCCCTAAACACCCCAACGGCACTGAAGAGGACAacgagaaaaataaaaaatctttaaaaaaatttCAACGATTGCACTAATAGTTTACATAATTTCATTATGCATCTGACACCACATTCTATACAGCACTGTTCCTCTGCGCTAAAGTTCATACTCCTGTTAGCTGAAAATCACAGTGCAGAGTAACTGTTTTAGGTTCAGTTAGTCACCAGGATCATGGGAGATCCATGGTGTGTTAACAGAGACACATGTCACTGGTAGATCTGAGTGAAGTAGTGTGTGATAGTTAGTAGGACAAATATGTCTTCCATGTTAAAGCAATACAACCGGGTTATTTGTTCTGAGCTCAGTCTTCAGTCCCGTTCACGCCAGCTGAAGAGAGTCTGTTCTCCGTTTCCAGTACCTTCTGCTCATCTGACATCACTTCTTGTGCTGCGATAACTTCTTTTTCCACGTTCCTTAATCCTAAAGAAACACCTCCTTCTGTTCCTTCTCTCAAACTACTAGTGCTGACTTCAATAATGACGATACCTTCTCCTCCCTCTAACTGAAAGAtaccctccatctgccccgctCCTGACCCAATCACTCCCTCTGGATTAGCAAAACGGTCCCCACTTTCAGATCGGCCCCCCTCACCTTCTATCAGTGCAATCATTTGAACTCTTTCCCCACTACCTGTGTCCCCATCCATCTTGGCCTCATTGCCCAGCTCAAATACAACCTCCTGTCCACCAAGAGGCATCAAGGCTTGGGCAGGATGGCAGGACAGGCCGAGGTCTTCACTTTGGCCTTCACTGTAGCCAACGTTTGGCTGGATTTCTTCGTCACTCTGAGGCTCAGTTTGGAAGTGAAGGACAAATGATTTCTCCTCTACTCCAACATCTCCATCAATCCCTTCCATCCTTTCACAGTCTCGCTCCCCACCCCAGTCCTGGAGCAAGTTGAGGGAAACCATTTTGTCCTTGCCGCCGTCTCCTTCGCCCTCGCCCTCCGCCTGAAACCGAAGAACGTAGGACTTTTCCCCGCCCTCGCCACTCCCTCCTCCCCCCTGTTCGCCCTCTCCTTCGAACTGCAGCACGTAggacctccctccctccacccctccctccatctccaccttcacctccatgcCCCGCCCTTGGTCTCTTTCCTCCGTCTCCTTCTCGAAGCAGAGGACAAAGCGCTCCCCTGAGAGCGGATTAGGAAGTTTGTCTTCGACGGGCTCGTTGAGCGAGCCGCCGACTGAGGCACAAGGGCTGTTTGCTGAAGTGGCCGACGGGGTCACTGCTGATATGGTGACTGTGGTAGGGACAGAGGGAGCGACAGGCACTGCGTTTGAACTCAGAGCTGGTACTGATGTTGAAACCTGAACATTACGTTGCTGGGAGACAGCAGTTGAGGGAGCAACAGGAGCCATAGCTGCGGTTGCCGTAGACGTAATGGACGCTTGAGAtgctggtgcaggtgtggtctGTACCACTGAACTAGATTTCTGGGTCCCGGCCTTGGGTTTGCGCCCACGTCTGGTTCTAGTGTTTCTGGTACAACCAAGTGTTCCTAAAATGGGTCTTGTAATGGCTGCTGTATTTTGGGCTGGTGCTGTGATGAGAGGTGCATTATTGTTTGTCAGAATAAACCTCTGCTGAGTCTGGAGCGGCTGAAATGGTGAGATCTGGGTTTGAGGTGGCGTCAAAACCTGAGACAGGGCAGGTATGGTCTGcaccagggggaggggctgtggagCTGAGGGGGCGGTTCTGGTGTTTGCATTGGGTGCAGTGGGGACTAGTATCAGGCTTGGCTGGTTCCCGTTGGTGGACTGGCACTGAAGAAGCAGGAAGTTTTGAGAAGGtggctgtggtggtggtggaggaggaggtggtggaggagggggtggggccgGCTGCGTGGGCGTAGGATTGGACAGTGGGATCAGCTGCAGCCCC is a window from the Brachyhypopomus gauderio isolate BG-103 chromosome 13, BGAUD_0.2, whole genome shotgun sequence genome containing:
- the aicda gene encoding single-stranded DNA cytosine deaminase, producing MMSKLDSVLLTQKKFIYHYKNVRWARGRNETYLCFVIKRRHGPDSHSFDFGHLRNRSGCHVELLFLRHLGALCPGLWGSGADGPRVGYAVTWFCSWSPCSDCAQRLAHFLSQMPNLRLRIFVSRLYFCDQEDSREREGLRHLQRAGVQISVMTYKDFFYCWQTFVARKGRCFKAWNDLHQNSVRLSRTLNRILQPCETEDLRDGFTLLGL
- the nat14 gene encoding putative N-acetyltransferase 14; amino-acid sequence: MVRLDLGNVVLRRMNEGDIEAVKALIKEGCEGTENRLILHLLTRPLALLILAVLSSALRFVVHSFIVALLIPVFLVIIYLKLTIPRSTGILGSSRTYWDYLGSSFGAEAEPELSNPHSARAKLVVSPEKTKRRKKAQEKTKGAEKGQTRERADERELRERARVAGEVWVADSEGEVLGCVARDGWSRDGVFRICRLVVQSWYRQEGLGRLLVESLEARARKGGTHRVYAHVPFPSKVGEAFFRRLGYRLQGETAGLQAEEEEEDYEAPEKGWMGFPLTKVFVKDL